CTATAAGTGCTCCTGTTTCTAGAATTTCTGAGTTGATTCACCTACATAGGGTTTTCTATTCAGGCTAAAACTTTAGGCATTAGCTCCTCTATAAGCCTAGAATTAAATTCATATGAATTTTTGGCTGCTTGGTTTTGTCTTCAACTATTCATGCGCAAGGGCGCCTAAGCGTGTAGGTGCCCTTCCACAGTTCCACTGCCTTGGGTCGGACAGGAGTGGAAACAAAATGGTAGTCAAACTAAACAAGAATACAAGATTTCGCCAAAAATTTTCCCCCATTTCACCTAAATGAGAGGAGGAAGAATGATGAGCAACATATTTCTGTGCTTGCTAATTTTATGGTTCTTCGTCCCTAATGcatatttatattgttttgatTAAATATTGTGTGTTATATgcctaaattatgtgtagaatatgTTATATAAAGGAAATGATACAGTaactacaatttttttttattcaaacatTTGTATTTATGCTTAAATAGGCAATCCTTGAAGTTTcatggaaaattttcattgtTTAGGGCACCAAaaaggcatttctgtacatttcgGAAAAATTACCAGATTTCGCCCAGTTCactgaaatatttcggtttctgCAGGGGGCGAAATGGCCTTTTTCACTGAAATTTTGATCCTTGTTAAGGACTTAACTTTACCACTGGCATCATATATCTTGCAATCCTGTCACAGTTCAGTCTAGAGATGTTTGAAAGATTCTTTTCTTCATAATTTAGTTTACAAAAGAATTTTTCCCCTTCTAAACCTTATTTTTGTGCTCATTTACCAATCTTTATTTTGCAAGTTTCTCAATCAGACCTGGTGCTAGAACAATTTCCTAGAATTTTGGTGCAGAACAGTTCTTAAACTTTTTGATTTGTGActatttttcctgttttaattatgtttttaaaatttttcactTGTGTTTATGGTCCATCGTGCTTCCTGGGCAAGGTGTGTTTGGGCCATGGGTAGGCTGCTGGTAATTGGTTAGTTTGAATGGCATGTAGAGGCTTTGGTTCCTTTACAATTCTGACGGTCGACTTTCAATGTTAGCTTCTGTGAATGTTCCGCTgctgaaaaaaagaaagaactaaGTTTAAGCTCTGTCCCTCTGTGGTTGACTCATTCATAAATTTTAGAGCATTCCTTTTCTAACCTTTTTTCGTATTTGTCCACAAATCTTATAATAAGTACATTTTTATTTCACTACTGATGCCACATTGTTCGATCCTTCTCAGATTGGTTTATGAATATGCTTCTCTCTGCAGGGCTTCTGCGATATTTGTTGGTGTGTATGAACCTACAAAGCAGAAATTGTTAAGGATCTTCCCGGAGAACCTTACTGCTTTTGCTCATTTGGTAAAATTCAAATTGAtgaacttttcttttattctttattttattagtcTAAGTACTTCCTAGACAGGACTCGGAAATATATTCTCCCAACCAAGTTTAGTGCCTGATAGCTGGATCACATTGCAAAAGATCAGCATGAAACTCTGATGTAGTATTGTACCTTACGCTTccattttctccttgatgaagcaGCACTCAACCCTCGTATATAAATAGGACTTATGACACATGACCCAAACACTCTTTCAACCAGTTCAACACCACATGATTGTGTGATATTCACACAATCAGCATCAGATAGGGATACACTTTACAACCCTAGCCTAATTGTGGACCTTACTTTTTTGTTCCTCATTAATTAAGAAGCCCCGGCCCTCATGATGTAGGACATACAAGAATCCCACAGGTATGGGCCAAGTATCCGGAAAATGTGTTAACAGCCAGCAGGAATGTTTGCAATAATAGTAAAAATAGCCAGGCACCAAAATTCAACTAGCGATACAATTGTTTGTTTGCCCAGAAATGCTGATGAGCTTGTCCTTCATAGAACTTACTCCAATAACATGGGCTTGGTTATGAAATCAGCTATCGAAACTGTAGCAATAAGCAATCTCAAACAGGCTAGAACAGTACCTACGTATAGAAgggtgaagaagaaaagaaaagaagagaaatagagagaaccAGGGGAAAACCTAGCTCACAGTTTGTGTAGGAATAGCTCCATGAGCCTAGGCAGTGTGTTATATAATTGGTATTTCATAAGAGTCAttattaattacaaataaatcaaagaaaagaccCCCAACGATAGACTACTTGGTTTAACAACTTAAAAAACACCACACATGATAAACATCACCATGAATAGCTAACTACATCCACAGTTACTAAACAGCACCATCACTACAACTTCAACAGAAACCAATTCTAGACTAGTTGAATactatttctttcctttcttttaacACTATTTGAACCCAAATACAAGATCCATGCAGCCGCAAATTCCCTACTTTAGACCTAACTGCCAACCAATGGAAAACTCGTTATGTGATCAGAGGAATCTAATGTATCTGCGGCATCTGCCTGCTATCTCTCCCCAAAAGAGTCCATGTATCCTGGAGGTTCTGAATAATTCCATCTTAACACCTAATTTTCTTATACTCCATTGCTGCCTAtgaatttagtttttttttttttttgttcctctcTTTTTGTTTAAATAAATTCAATCAGTTCATTCTCAAATTACAcctatttttttaatctccAATGTTTTAGGATCAATCTAACCATTTTAAGGACCAGTTGAGCACTCTCCCCATTTCTCACTTTTAATTCTATATTGCCCTGTTTCCTATAAATTTGCTTAGCAGTCCCAAATCATTGATCCTGCAATTCTGACTGGGGAATAAGCATTAACAATCTACAAGATTAATATAAATTAACAACATTCAAATCAATTATCTGTTATTGGATGTTACATActaatggaataaaaaaaaatagaaccccccaccccaaaaaaaaaaaaaaaaactgctggTATTAAATGTGAAATTGGGACTTCAATCTCCTATTTATTTCTCAAAGAATCTCCAATACAATAGCTGGTTGTTACCCTTCCCCTACATATATGTACCTTCTCCTCTATTTTGACCTACTAGCACTCTTGCCTTTACTGGAGCctgggagaaaaaagaaaaagtaattgCATTAATGCCAAGCTCCCTGAATACCCTTTTGACCAGAACAGCCCTATGTAAAGCCCAATATGAGACTCAAACAATTAGAATTCAAAAACTGCCCCTATGGCCATACCGAGATTTTTAAAATACAATAACATTAATGACTAAAAATTAGGGCCACCTCTCCTGCAGGACACACAACACAATGGCCATACAAGTAGAACGAGGTCAAAATAATATAACCCTCGCTTCAGTGGACCCTGCCATTAATCTCCATGATCAGCTGTAAGTTTCTTGGCTGAAGTAGATGCTCAATCTTCATCACGTAAAGGCTGATGATGTCCTTCATTCCATGGAGATTTACTCATTTGTCTAGGCATAATATTCATCTGTCTACTTTTGCGAATCTTACGTTCCATTGGAACCTAAGGGCCGCAATCAATTAGCGGATGATCTAGCCAAGCATGGAGTTGTTCGTCATCATCTGGTTGGTAGGGATAGTGTTTTTTATGGGACGATAACTTTGGATGTATTCAGACTTGTTAAATGCACTGAGGTTTCAAGTTTTCTCTTACCGGCACTGCTTTATTAGTATTTGACTTGGTTGTAGACTCAAGGCTGGTCTGAAGTGGTTAATTCACCTTTTGGAATATAAAGACATGTTATTTTGAAAGGAAAGATTGTGTATATCAAGCCCCTACATGTACACAGAAGATTACGTTATGATTCCACTAGTTGAACCTGAAGTTTAGTGACTTAGAGCATCCTACAGATCTCCCAGAATACACCTCTCTGCCTGTTCATCACAATTTGATCAATATTCCTCCTGGGTCCTGGCTGATGATGTTAGTCTAGTTGCTTGTATTAAGTTTCTGGCTTGGTTTTTTATTGATAACATCTTTTTGCTTCACATTTTGCCTTTCCATTTTATTGCAATTGCACCCTTTCCCCCACTAAATATTGTTGGGCCAAATGCAGACTGCAGGAGCCATTGGAGGAGCTGCTTCTTCTCTTGTTCGTGTACCAACGGAGGTACATAAGTTCACTTCTCTACTGTCCATATTTAGAACTGCTTTACTATAAAGTGATTTCTTATGTTCAACACTTCCAGGTTGTCAAGCAAAGGATGCAGACTGGGCAATTTGCTTCTGCTCCTGATGCTGTCCGCCTTATAGTTGCTAAGGAGGGGTTTAAAGGTCTTTATGCGGTATGTTTGGATTTTAAGATACACAATTCATTTTTGCACTGGTACTGTATGTTTTCTTGCTTTGCATTTGTCAACATGTTCTTTCATGTTTACCCTTCTgacttatatttttattttggtatttCAAATCATACATTCACAAAAAGCTATAGCTATATCCAATGCAGGGGAATCAATGGAACGAATCTAGATAAAATACAAGGTAGAAacaaaccttaaaaaaaaaaaggaaaaaaaggtttccaatgCGGTGTCTATTACTTCCATTGGAGGGATGATGTGATCATTTTGACCATTAGATACATgggaacatagttgtcacggtgtctaggtgacccaagacGTTGGAGGGGGCTTGGAgacaaggcgaccaaggcatccaaggtgcctgcctaggcgaccaagccATCCAAGGCAACTTAGGCACCTAGATGCCTAGGcagatgccttgacaactatggatgggAAAGTCATACATGTCAAatctagggctcatctcaattGTTATTGCATGTAACTTGTTCATGATAATCTTGGATATTTTGTTTTTAACCTTCGATTTTAATGCAGGGATACGGATCCTTCTTATTGCGTGATTTGCCTTTCGATGCAATCCAATTTTGCCTCTATGAGCAGCTGCGGATAGGATATAAGATAACGGTAAGCTAAATTCTGTTACTATTTGATGCATATAGCATAAATGACAATTAGTTGgtggattttatttatgatttagTTTCTTGTTTTCACTCTCTAGATTCCTGCAACCAGATTTTGACTTTGTAAAATGTCATGGAAGGTCTTCTACTGAAAGTATTTCTGTTGATCATTGGAGATTTGTTGTTACTTATAAGTAATGTAATGACTGAATGAGGGATATTCACATGATGACAGAATTTGCTACTTGTATTTTGTTTGCTTAGTGCGGTAGATTGGATGCTGGCCACTGTTTGCCctctttatttttgtatttctttcttttagtttcctaatAAATCCTCTCCTTTGTTGCCTATAAAAGAGTGAAGTTAGGCAGATATTATAgtattatgtttctatttttgtgcaGGCTCAAAGGGATTTAAAGGATGCTGAGAATGCTATAATTGGTGCTTTTGCTGGTAATTTAGCATAACAAATCCGCTTTTGCTTTGCAGTACCTCAggattattttttctttaaaattagtaatgaaataataaaaaagagaaaaacaaagacTACTTGAAGGCTGCCaacaaatatgaaaaataataaaaaacatcagTGTCAACAATTCTTATTTCATTCCACAGCAGTAAGAAATCAGAAAGCAGGGTTTAACTTCCATGGAGCTAATTGAACTTTATTTGCCAGAATGAGCATATTTTATCATATCATCATATTTTTCTGAGAAAAAACTCAACACATCAAAGCCAGAATTGCAACTAATGGGGGTTGGTTTTATGGATCttgttatggtttttttttattattattattctcatTAGGTGCTTGTTAAacatcatcttttcttttgatatttCTCCTGACATATTATGCTTCTAAGTCTCTTAGCTTGTTAATTAGTGAAAATCTGAATACAACACTAGGATCCAGTACTGTAGAAAATGATCTGCTTGTTTTGCAGGGGCACTCACTGGAGCCATAACTACTCCTCTTGATGTGATTAAGACAAGATTAATGATTCAGGTGCAAAGCAGTTATTTTCTGCTTCTCTTCTTTCATATTATTTATATCAAGATTTTGTATCAATTTATATATTAATCGTTGACCCTGTTCATTTTGACCTACTGACAGGGATCAGCAAACCAGTATAATGGTATAAGTAATTGTGTTCAGACCATTGTTAGAGAAGAGGGACCTGCTGCTCTCTTGAAGGTATTACCATCTTATGCTTCCTCTATACAAGTGTGAGTGTACTTGAAGTGGGATGTTTATTCCTTATCTCTCTCTTGATTTGGTCAAGGGAAACAGTTATGCAAAAGCTTCTTTTTGTTACTTGAAAGTGCTTCAGACTTTCTCAGCTTGTTTGAAATGATTGGAAATCCTGGACCTAATGTATATTCAAGCATATTCTTGCTCGTGATATCATTTTATGTCATTGATATTAGCTTCTTTTGAAGTTTTAAATGCTTTTCTTTCATGGtagttttcctttattttggggttgggaggTGGGGGTGGGATTAGAATCCTTATACTAATTAGATAGTGGTATCTTGATCTAAAGTTCtagttaggataaggctgagttgagttgagatgTATCTTGATCTAAAGTTTCAGTTGAACAGCAGAAACAACTCTTTTTATGTGATAAAACTACGTTGGCTTTCAGGCAGAGGAGTAGGATGATTAGGGTGGGCAATTCACTTGTCAGGTTTGATCTGTTAGCCTGAGTATGAAGTGAGCTCAACTCTCCCACTCTGGGATAGCTCCTGAACATGATGGGACTTTAATGCCTTTAGTTTTAACCCATACCTGCACAATTGCTCGATTAACATATTCTTAGTAAGTTATGATGGGAAAAAATTAGGCTAATTTATTATAGGTATTTAGtattaattttagttttaggcAATGTGCCAGAACCCACATGATTATAAATGGGCTGGGATGAATGCCCCCTTCACATTCAATAAATTTGTGAGTTTAGGCTGGGTACATAGCCCAGGACAGCCTGGCTCAACTTGCCCAGAGCCGTCTGGTTGCCACCCCTGGTAATGGAGCCCCTTAGGAGATATCCCCAATCTTAAGAGCCAAAGTGAAGGGGTTGATCATAGACACCGTGGAGTTATTATGAGTTGGTTTTGATTTGTCAATAAGAATATCTCTTATCAGAAGATGTTGATTAAGCATTCTAGTTTTGACATTAGAAATATGCTTAGTGAGCCAATCAAGGGGATTATCCCAGTCCTTTTTTCTAAGATAATGTTACAGCTCCTGGGATGCCTAAATCTATGTACTTCTGTATGCATAATGGTCAGACTTTGTAACAAAACTTGATCTTAACAACCAGGACctttgaagaaggaaaagggagaAATTCTAGAGTCGCGATAGGATTCAAAATTGGCTCTATTGTGGTATAGGTCCATTACTTATGATGTATTAAAGATTCCTACTAAAAGTCAAATTACAATTACAGCCAAAGACTAAGTAAATAAGTGAATAACAATGTGACTAAAATAactcaacataaactatgactACTAACTAAAGACTCCCCTTTACGGTAGTAGAGTATTTAACAATCTCCATGAGCAATCAGCAAGATATAATCTAGGAATGGGCACATAATGAAACTTATAATTAGGATAACTAAAAGCAAGTATTTTTATTCCTGTTTTTGGGAGGTTGGGTTGGGGATGTGTGGCCCTAAGATCAGTATACATCCTGAAGGGAGACTTTTGACTTTAATTTTGTATTCTTGTGCAGGGAATAGGGCCAAGAGTActttggataggtattggtggttcaattttctttggtgttcttgagagGACAAAACAGTATCTTGCAGAAAGGCGTCCTGGGTTTCACAATCCAGACACCAAGCATGAGTGAAATTAGCCAAGCCCATCTGGGTTTATGTCTCTGGTGATTTTGTTATGTTCTTTCTGTGTTTTCTTTTACATCCTTTTCCCCcttgttaaaataaaaaatatgtgaAATATCTTTAACGCTCTTGGTGTTTCCAAGATTTTGGTCATGCATGATGggatttcctctttctttttttttttttaattattagaaacagaacaaaattttcattgtAGTTCAAAAGAATATTTATATCCACTAATTTATCACCAGACCACCCTTGGAGTTTGTTTGATTATTTCTCACAGATTTCTTCCTTAAAATGTTAAAAAGGCATATCATCACCCACCCTCctcccaagaaaaagaaaaagaaaaacacacacTGACCGATTTGAACATCCTTATATGCTTCCTTATATGCCGAAGAACCTTAGAACCTGAAGTTTAGTATGGACTTTGACCAACTTTATTCTGGAGATTTAGGATGGGTCAGAATACCTGTCCTAGTAAATTGAATTGGGTATGAGAGATATGGAGAGGGATAAATTTGGATAtaattccttttgaaatttggtTACCAATCTAATTATGGCATGACAAATTTATTACCACATGTGGCAACGGGTTTCCCTATTTTACCACAAAACAATTGCTAACCTTTTTACAAAATAGGGATGTAACTCTTTTATGGTTAGAAACAAGAAAGCCCAATATttacaataacaaaaaaaaaaaagaaagaaagcccAATAGAGTGGTGCTAGGAATAAAGCCCCAACTAGATtgatataaaaagaaaattttgtagGTTTTGTTGGCTGTAAGGGAAATCGATGGAATGagaataaaatcaaatcaataataaagtggaatttttttaatatgtatTACATCACATGATTGTGTAAAATCTTCAAAACATTTCAAATATGTTATAAAATTGTACTTTATTTTGAAATCAAATCTTATATATTACATTTCAAAAATATAATTTCTAAAAATATTAAGAGTTTAAGTTAAAATTAGATAATCATAATTTAAGAGTTCACACTTCACACTAGGGTTTATTCTCATttaccaattaaaaaaaaaacaaaaaacaaaaaaaaaacactagggTTTGAAAAATCGAATCGGATTATTCGGATTTTAACCAATCTGGATGACATTGATCCCCtatgaaaactagggtttaacgtgtgtgttttttttttgccgaTTTCCACCGATTCTGACCGATATCTATCCGATCCATAACCGATTCGGATCCCGCATCCTGTTTATTGGACCTGAGTCACACCTTACCACTTTTGCAGAGATAGTATACCAATTTGACTTTCGAATGTTTTGTGTTTTATACGGATCAATTGATGACCGTTGATTGAATCATGATAATGGTGGGTCCCGCGCTTTCAATTCTCAACGGCTACCGCTGAGTACTGACGATTCCATGCGGAGGACTCAGTCCTGAACCCAGACGTATACGTTTCTGTTAGGTCTTTTCGTTTTTATTCCCTCACCGTTAGATCTCTCGTCTCGTGCATTGTTCTTCGAGCGCTCGTGTCAGAGTTGTCTGACCGTGGAAGGATCCAATATCGAATgctagagaaaaaaaataagaaaaattaaaaatggtAAAGCAAGAAAACAAAGCAACAACAAAAAGCCTCATCTGGAGAAATCAATCTAGATAAGAGTTTGGAGATTTCTCTCGTTTTGAAATCGGCACTTCCGAAGGAGAGAGGagcttctctcctctcttccgaAGCAATTCGTGTTGACGGATCATCCCAATCTCTGTATATCGAAACCAtctaaaagaggaaagaatCCGAAAACGGACTAATCGAATTCAGGTAGGTAACCCAGATCTCAATTCCAACTGTATATTATCTCTCGTAATTAAAGTTTCGTTTTTTTCCgtgtttttttcttcatttctggtTTTATATATTGGGAATTTATCCTACTGTTGAATTAGAGTTTGTGGTATTGGGTAATCGATGGGAGGTTTCGAAGATGGATCTATTAGGGTTGCGTGTTTAGTATCAGTTGTGGATGCCTGAACTGATGGTTCAGGTActctttgtttctgttttgcAATCGggttggttagggttttggtgATTGGAGGATCACATGTGTTGATACTCTATCCCCTGGTTCTTTCTTATTCAGGGATCGACTTGGATAATTGTTCAACCAGTTAGGATTTCGAGTAGAAAGCTATTTGGTTCTCTGTTCTGAAAGTTGGTTAGGAGTATGAAATTTAAGGGTTTTAATTCTTCATTTCCTTagaaaaaaatattcattttttcttAGGCTAACATTGGCTCATTGGTTGATTGAATTGTCTAGGGTTTCCTTGTCGATATGGAGCAGGAGAGTCAGAAAATGGAAATCGAGGAAACCGCCTGCCAGCCGCCAAGTGCTCCCGTTCTTTGCGCCAATAACTGCGGTTTTTATGGAACTGCTACCACTAACAATCTTTGCTCCAAATGCTACAAAGATTTCGTTCTGAAGGAAGTCAAAGCAGCTACTGCAGCTGTGGCAGTTGTGGAAAAGAAGGTCGATGAAGCTGTGACTGAATCAACGGTTCAGGAGGTTAAGGCTACTCCGACTGAGGAAGCTTCCACCTCTGAAGATCATGAGAAGCTACCGGCAAACCGTTGCAACTTCTGCAGGAAGCGTGTGGGGCTGACTGGCTTCAAGTGCAGATGTGGGCAGACGTTTTGTTCTCTCCATCGTTACTCTGACAAGCACAATTGCCTTTTTGATTACAAAGCCGCTGGCCAGGATGCAATCGCCAGAGCAAATCCTGTTGTGAAGGCCGACAAGATTGAGAAGATCTGACTCTGATGCCTTTTTGTGGAATTCAAGATGTGGGAGTTATGATCTGCTCTTAGTAAAGCGATGAAGGAGATTCAATTCATGAAGGACTGCATATCTTGGTCTTCTGTTTCCAGAAATAAATAGCTATTTGATTATTTGTCTGTTATGTACAGTTTGGTTTCATGTATTGTGACCCAATGTCACTGATGGGTcatagttttttctttctttcttttttagaaTTCCTCTAAGAAAGTCTGAAGTTCTCAATCCTTTGTATATTTCTCTTTGAACTTTCAATTTATTATATTCCAAATGTTAGTGCagtgctttcttcttcttcttcttgttccagTATTGTTGAGTTGCCATGCTTCATGTGTTTGGTTTTTTTCGTCAGATTGTTCTATTTCTTGTTGATGGATAGTGCATTCACTTCAGGAGGAGGGAGTAAAAAAGGGGGCACATATGGAAGAGGATTTCAATCTCCTTTATGGTTTAAAATTTTCTCTCCCCTAGGAGTAGGTGCCTTCATATTTTTGAATGTAAGTTCTTTCCAAGGAAATGCCCATCTCAGATTTTGTTAACAAAAACCTCATTCCTCTATTTATCAGTTTACTTGATTAGACATGTTATTTTGCAGGCTTGTTGTTCCCTGTGTTGGATTTTGGCTGTAGAGAATTTATTCTTATAGCCTTGGTAATAGGCATTTTAGAAATCAGTCCCTCATTGGACACTCTATTCATGCAGACACATATTGGCACAATCATCAGAAAATTTATTGTGCATCTGTTGTTTTTATATAAACCATCTGAATAATTTTCATTTACAGCAGCTTATTAAGTTGTCTTGTACTTTTCATCCTGACTTGAACTAAGTTAGAGATTATTTATGAAATTTAGTGTACAAACATGCTACTATGCTAGTGCTTCTGGTTTGTTTGGCACTTTGTATCCTTGTCTTACAATGCAGCCGTGTCCTTGTGTTATTCTTACCTCTGCTTTTTATTGATTGAAACCagttttattttggatttctcCTACTGATGTGCTTTTTATTGTTGCAGATCAATTCTGAATTGTAACGAGAATAAAAAGGAAATCAGGCCGTGCAAGAAAAAGCCCGATGAAACCTAGTATTGTAGAAGCAGTGTCCTTTCAACTAACATAAAAAACTGAATTTATGGTGTTGCAAACCATTTGCAGTA
The sequence above is a segment of the Telopea speciosissima isolate NSW1024214 ecotype Mountain lineage chromosome 7, Tspe_v1, whole genome shotgun sequence genome. Coding sequences within it:
- the LOC122668818 gene encoding S-adenosylmethionine carrier 1, chloroplastic/mitochondrial-like isoform X1 gives rise to the protein MPKDAIYLVESCCWTFMGPPTLAMNAKSSPVVSSDASKNKRHYSLLEQQKCFASVSIGEEKPFDFLRVLFEGVIAGGIAGVVVETALYPIDTIKTRLQAARGGGELLWKGLYSGLAGNLAGVLPASAIFVGVYEPTKQKLLRIFPENLTAFAHLTAGAIGGAASSLVRVPTEVVKQRMQTGQFASAPDAVRLIVAKEGFKGLYAGYGSFLLRDLPFDAIQFCLYEQLRIGYKITAQRDLKDAENAIIGAFAGALTGAITTPLDVIKTRLMIQGSANQYNGISNCVQTIVREEGPAALLKGIGPRVLWIGIGGSIFFGVLERTKQYLAERRPGFHNPDTKHE
- the LOC122668818 gene encoding S-adenosylmethionine carrier 1, chloroplastic/mitochondrial-like isoform X2 — its product is MGPPTLAMNAKSSPVVSSDASKNKRHYSLLEQQKCFASVSIGEEKPFDFLRVLFEGVIAGGIAGVVVETALYPIDTIKTRLQAARGGGELLWKGLYSGLAGNLAGVLPASAIFVGVYEPTKQKLLRIFPENLTAFAHLTAGAIGGAASSLVRVPTEVVKQRMQTGQFASAPDAVRLIVAKEGFKGLYAGYGSFLLRDLPFDAIQFCLYEQLRIGYKITAQRDLKDAENAIIGAFAGALTGAITTPLDVIKTRLMIQGSANQYNGISNCVQTIVREEGPAALLKGIGPRVLWIGIGGSIFFGVLERTKQYLAERRPGFHNPDTKHE
- the LOC122668820 gene encoding zinc finger A20 and AN1 domain-containing stress-associated protein 9-like, which encodes MEQESQKMEIEETACQPPSAPVLCANNCGFYGTATTNNLCSKCYKDFVLKEVKAATAAVAVVEKKVDEAVTESTVQEVKATPTEEASTSEDHEKLPANRCNFCRKRVGLTGFKCRCGQTFCSLHRYSDKHNCLFDYKAAGQDAIARANPVVKADKIEKI